A stretch of Corynebacterium timonense DNA encodes these proteins:
- a CDS encoding glycosyltransferase family 87 protein, which yields MHNVRARFLDATAAAAGGLSPVAGARGRRLAMCALVFVAVVGVLRACLIAPLSNEGTDFRPIWDAVQRYVDGVPVYNEDYSTHDPHYLYSPGGTVVLAPLALLGTFEVARVAMIAVNAVAIVAALWIVARLAAGPWAAALTLAAVGVFFNAAEPVASTLTYTNINGLLLLVMVVVVWACLVLDTRAHRHHRQFLRPETYLAGVLVAYALTLKPQFVVLAAVPFLLGQWPVLVVAAASYAAVFAVGWATTVNAHWYVERLLPYLAEPRSYDNGSLSPVLEQIGLGETARTVVIVLLLALVGAAVAAMFPLRRRDPVVWSFAMLAVLFSGVFLAGGLLQGYYTIWLIPLAMTVLRPATPMHSVGMWVALLMAHGGLSRFFLDGPLGDWPDSTAPTLGWVLVAVVGFAWAVSQVRARRQGGVRHG from the coding sequence ATGCACAACGTACGCGCCCGATTTCTCGACGCCACCGCCGCGGCGGCTGGCGGCCTTTCACCGGTTGCGGGGGCGAGGGGGCGTCGATTAGCGATGTGCGCGCTCGTGTTCGTCGCCGTCGTCGGCGTCCTGCGGGCGTGCCTGATTGCCCCCCTGTCCAACGAGGGCACGGACTTTCGCCCGATCTGGGACGCCGTGCAGCGCTACGTCGACGGGGTGCCCGTGTACAACGAGGACTACAGCACCCACGACCCGCACTACCTGTACTCGCCGGGCGGCACCGTCGTGCTTGCCCCGCTGGCGCTGCTGGGCACCTTCGAGGTGGCGCGCGTCGCGATGATCGCCGTGAACGCGGTGGCCATCGTCGCGGCGCTGTGGATCGTCGCGCGCCTGGCCGCCGGGCCGTGGGCGGCGGCGCTCACCCTGGCCGCGGTGGGAGTGTTCTTCAACGCCGCGGAGCCCGTCGCCTCGACACTGACGTACACCAACATCAACGGCCTGCTCCTTCTGGTCATGGTGGTCGTCGTGTGGGCCTGCCTGGTGCTGGACACGCGCGCGCACAGGCACCACCGCCAGTTCCTGCGCCCCGAGACCTACCTCGCCGGGGTGCTCGTGGCGTACGCGCTGACGCTGAAGCCGCAGTTCGTGGTGCTTGCCGCCGTGCCCTTCCTCCTCGGGCAGTGGCCGGTGCTCGTCGTCGCGGCGGCGTCCTACGCGGCGGTGTTCGCCGTCGGCTGGGCGACGACGGTGAACGCGCACTGGTACGTCGAGCGGCTCCTGCCGTACCTGGCCGAGCCGCGCAGCTACGATAACGGGTCGCTGAGCCCGGTGCTCGAGCAGATCGGCCTCGGCGAGACGGCGAGAACGGTCGTGATCGTGCTCCTGCTCGCGCTCGTCGGCGCCGCGGTGGCGGCCATGTTCCCGCTGCGCAGGCGTGACCCCGTGGTCTGGTCCTTCGCCATGCTCGCCGTCCTTTTTTCCGGGGTGTTCCTCGCGGGCGGGCTGCTGCAGGGCTACTACACCATCTGGCTCATCCCGCTCGCGATGACCGTGTTGCGCCCCGCGACCCCCATGCACTCGGTGGGGATGTGGGTGGCGCTGCTCATGGCGCACGGCGGGTTGTCCCGGTTCTTCCTCGATGGGCCTCTCGGCGACTGGCCCGACAGCACCGCGCCCACCCTGGGCTGGGTCCTCGTCGCAGTCGTCGGGTTCGCGTGGGCGGTCTCGCAGGTGCGGGCGCGCCGGCAAGGGGGCGTTCGCCACGGGTGA
- a CDS encoding NINE protein, with protein MSSIYPSPSYDEYDEDGLPLKKPRFHGGHAPRQSWTAHPQQQPPSSTSGYPATYSQAPYSQSPYSQAPYSQSPYSQAPYAPAPYPQVAYQPAPKSKVVAALLFFFFGSFGLGNFYLHQNTRGAAKLIMVFVGFITAIFLVGFLLLAAVSMWSFIEMILVLVGAGGYDRDGRGVPVD; from the coding sequence GTGAGCAGCATCTACCCTAGCCCTAGCTACGACGAATACGACGAAGACGGACTGCCTCTCAAGAAACCGCGCTTTCACGGTGGTCACGCCCCACGTCAGTCGTGGACCGCGCACCCGCAGCAGCAGCCGCCGTCGTCGACGAGTGGGTACCCGGCAACGTATTCACAGGCGCCATATTCTCAGTCGCCGTATTCCCAGGCGCCGTATTCCCAGTCGCCGTATTCCCAGGCGCCGTACGCCCCGGCACCGTATCCTCAGGTTGCCTACCAGCCCGCTCCGAAGAGCAAGGTCGTGGCAGCATTGTTGTTCTTCTTCTTCGGTTCGTTTGGCTTGGGCAACTTCTACCTCCACCAGAACACGCGCGGCGCTGCCAAGCTGATCATGGTGTTCGTGGGCTTTATTACGGCGATTTTCCTCGTCGGTTTCCTCCTCTTGGCGGCGGTCAGCATGTGGTCCTTCATCGAGATGATTCTCGTCCTCGTCGGCGCGGGCGGATACGACCGCGACGGCAGGGGAGTCCCAGTGGACTAA
- a CDS encoding flavin-containing monooxygenase: MTTATDTFTPDPYLVRNTVREEQTPPTGNEATVLVVGAGFSGVAMAAMLKARGFHDFLIIDREADFGGCWLTNLYPGVACDLPSHIYSLGFRPNPDWSHEYSPGEEIREYLQDTATQEGLQQHFRGTTDMESARFDGSAWTVETNNGTYRCTFLVTATGHLVDPQVPDIDGVDTFTGEILHSAKWDDSVALEGKRVAVIGTGASAIQVAPEVAKVASEVTIF; this comes from the coding sequence ATGACCACCGCTACCGATACCTTCACGCCCGACCCCTACCTCGTGCGCAACACCGTGCGCGAGGAGCAGACCCCGCCCACCGGCAACGAGGCGACCGTGCTCGTCGTGGGCGCCGGCTTCTCGGGCGTCGCTATGGCCGCGATGCTCAAAGCCCGCGGCTTCCACGACTTCCTCATCATCGACCGCGAGGCCGACTTCGGCGGCTGCTGGCTCACCAACCTCTACCCCGGCGTCGCCTGCGACCTGCCCAGCCACATCTACTCGCTGGGCTTCCGGCCTAACCCGGACTGGTCCCACGAGTACAGCCCCGGCGAGGAGATCCGCGAGTACCTGCAGGACACCGCCACCCAGGAGGGCCTACAGCAGCACTTCCGTGGCACGACGGACATGGAGTCCGCGCGTTTCGACGGCTCAGCATGGACCGTGGAGACCAACAACGGCACCTACCGTTGCACCTTCCTGGTCACCGCCACCGGCCACCTCGTCGACCCCCAAGTCCCGGACATCGACGGCGTGGACACCTTCACGGGCGAGATCCTGCACTCCGCGAAGTGGGACGACTCCGTCGCCCTCGAGGGCAAGCGCGTCGCTGTGATCGGCACCGGCGCCTCCGCCATCCAGGTGGCCCCGGAGGTGGCGAAGGTCGCCTCCGAGGTCACCATCTTCTAG
- a CDS encoding ATP-dependent Clp protease ATP-binding subunit: MFERFTDRARRVIVLAQEEARALNHNYMGTEHILLGLIKEGEGVAAKALESMGINLEDVRREVEEIIGHGTQPVTGHIPFTPRAKKVLELSLREGLQMGHKYIGTEFLLLGLIREGEGVAAQVLIKLGADLPRVRQQVIQLLSGYEGGEGQNPEGAQQGGGFAGAGTGGGPMGGGGPRGGGQQGERSNSLVLDQFGRNLTAAAREGKLDPVVGREKEIERIMQVLSRRTKNNPVLIGEPGVGKTAVVEGLALDIANGKVPETLKDKQVYSLDLGSLVAGSRYRGDFEERLKKVLKEINQRGDIILFIDEIHTLVGAGAAEGAIDAASLLKPKLARGELQTIGATTLDEYRKHIEKDAALERRFQPVQVDEPSVENTITILKGLRDRYEAHHRVSYTDDALRAAANLSDRYINDRFLPDKAVDLLDEAGARMRIKRMTAPEGLREVDDRIAEVRREKEAAIDAQDFEKAAGLRDVERRLGEERSEKEKQWRDGDLEEIAEVGEEQIADVLANWTGIPVFKLTESESSRLLNMESELHKRIIGQDEAVRAVSRSIRRTRAGLKDPKRPSGSFIFAGPSGVGKTELSKALAEFLFGDDDALIQIDMGEFHDRFTASRLFGAPPGYVGYEEGGQLTEKVRRKPFSVVLFDEIEKAHKEIYNTLLQVLEEGHVTDGQGRVVDFKNTVLIFTSNLGTGDISKAVGLGFTGNTATDADAQYDRMKSKVNDELKKHFRPEFLNRIDEIVVFRQLSQEEIVQMVDLLIGRVDKNLAAQDMGIELSEKAKNLLAVRGFDPVLGARPLRRTIQREIEDVLSEKILFGEIGAGEIISVDVENWDGDVETARQARGKAAEGARFTFSPRTKPLPADAFDDDFDDAEVRDSDGSNAPATVTADVPATGSGTDPDAGYGDGSGGGEAGGPTPPPAGAGQPL, from the coding sequence ATGTTCGAACGGTTTACCGACCGCGCCCGCCGCGTCATCGTCCTGGCACAGGAAGAGGCGCGTGCGCTCAACCACAACTACATGGGCACCGAGCACATCCTGCTCGGCCTGATTAAGGAGGGCGAGGGCGTCGCGGCGAAGGCGCTCGAGTCCATGGGCATTAACTTGGAGGACGTGCGCCGCGAGGTCGAGGAGATCATCGGCCACGGCACCCAGCCCGTCACCGGGCACATCCCCTTTACCCCGCGCGCCAAGAAGGTCCTCGAGCTCTCCCTGCGCGAGGGCCTGCAGATGGGCCACAAGTACATCGGCACGGAGTTCCTGCTGCTCGGCCTCATCCGCGAGGGCGAGGGCGTCGCGGCGCAGGTGCTGATCAAGCTCGGCGCCGACCTGCCGCGCGTGCGCCAGCAGGTGATCCAGCTGCTCTCCGGGTACGAGGGCGGCGAGGGCCAGAACCCCGAGGGTGCCCAGCAGGGCGGCGGCTTCGCCGGCGCGGGCACCGGCGGCGGCCCCATGGGCGGGGGCGGCCCCCGCGGGGGCGGCCAGCAGGGCGAGCGCTCGAACTCACTGGTGCTGGACCAGTTTGGCCGCAACCTCACCGCCGCGGCCCGCGAGGGCAAGCTCGACCCCGTCGTGGGCCGTGAGAAGGAAATCGAGCGCATCATGCAGGTGCTGTCCCGGCGCACCAAGAACAACCCGGTGCTCATCGGCGAGCCCGGCGTGGGCAAGACCGCCGTGGTCGAAGGCCTCGCGCTCGACATCGCCAACGGCAAGGTGCCTGAGACGCTGAAGGACAAGCAGGTCTACTCGCTCGACTTGGGCTCCCTGGTCGCCGGCTCGCGCTACCGCGGCGACTTTGAGGAGCGCCTGAAGAAGGTGCTCAAGGAGATCAACCAGCGCGGCGACATCATCCTGTTCATCGACGAGATCCACACTCTCGTCGGCGCGGGCGCCGCCGAGGGCGCGATCGACGCCGCCTCGCTGCTCAAGCCCAAGCTTGCCCGCGGCGAGCTGCAGACCATCGGCGCGACCACGTTGGACGAGTACCGCAAGCACATTGAGAAGGACGCCGCCCTCGAGCGCCGCTTCCAGCCCGTGCAGGTGGACGAGCCCTCGGTGGAAAACACCATCACCATCCTCAAGGGCCTGCGCGACCGATACGAGGCGCACCACCGCGTCTCCTATACCGACGACGCGCTGCGCGCGGCCGCCAACCTGTCGGACCGCTACATCAACGACCGCTTCTTGCCGGACAAGGCTGTTGACCTGCTCGACGAGGCCGGCGCGCGCATGCGCATCAAGCGCATGACCGCACCGGAGGGCCTGCGCGAGGTGGACGACCGCATCGCTGAGGTGCGCCGCGAGAAGGAAGCGGCGATCGACGCCCAGGATTTCGAGAAGGCCGCTGGCCTGCGCGACGTCGAGCGCCGCCTCGGCGAGGAGCGCTCGGAGAAGGAAAAGCAGTGGCGCGACGGCGACCTCGAGGAGATCGCTGAGGTCGGCGAGGAGCAGATCGCGGACGTGCTGGCGAACTGGACCGGTATCCCCGTGTTCAAGCTCACCGAGTCCGAGTCCTCGCGCCTGCTCAACATGGAGTCCGAGCTGCACAAGCGCATCATCGGCCAGGACGAGGCGGTGCGCGCCGTCTCGCGCTCCATCCGCCGCACCCGCGCCGGCCTGAAGGACCCGAAGCGCCCCTCCGGTTCCTTCATCTTCGCCGGCCCCTCCGGTGTGGGTAAGACGGAGCTGTCGAAGGCTCTCGCCGAGTTCCTCTTCGGCGACGACGACGCGCTGATCCAGATCGACATGGGCGAGTTCCACGACCGCTTCACCGCCTCCCGCCTGTTCGGTGCGCCTCCCGGCTACGTCGGTTACGAGGAGGGCGGCCAGCTCACCGAGAAGGTGCGCCGCAAGCCGTTCTCGGTGGTGCTTTTCGACGAGATCGAGAAGGCGCACAAGGAGATCTACAACACGCTGCTCCAGGTGCTCGAGGAGGGCCACGTCACCGACGGCCAGGGCCGCGTCGTGGACTTCAAGAACACCGTGCTCATCTTCACCTCGAACCTGGGCACCGGCGACATCTCCAAGGCCGTGGGACTCGGCTTCACCGGTAACACCGCCACGGACGCCGACGCGCAGTACGACCGCATGAAGAGCAAGGTGAACGACGAGCTGAAGAAGCACTTCCGCCCCGAGTTCCTCAACCGCATCGATGAGATCGTGGTCTTCCGCCAGCTCTCCCAGGAGGAGATCGTCCAGATGGTCGACCTGCTGATCGGCCGCGTGGACAAGAACCTTGCTGCGCAGGACATGGGCATCGAGCTGAGCGAGAAGGCGAAGAACCTCCTCGCTGTGCGCGGCTTCGACCCGGTGCTCGGCGCGCGCCCGCTGCGCCGCACCATCCAGCGCGAGATCGAGGACGTGCTGTCCGAGAAGATCCTCTTCGGCGAGATCGGCGCCGGCGAGATCATCTCGGTCGACGTGGAGAACTGGGACGGCGACGTGGAGACGGCGCGCCAGGCGCGCGGCAAGGCCGCGGAGGGCGCGCGCTTCACCTTCAGCCCGCGCACGAAGCCGCTGCCGGCGGACGCTTTCGACGACGACTTCGACGACGCCGAGGTGCGCGACTCGGACGGGAGCAACGCCCCGGCGACCGTAACCGCGGATGTCCCGGCAACGGGGTCCGGCACGGACCCGGACGCCGGGTACGGTGACGGTTCCGGCGGCGGCGAGGCCGGCGGCCCGACCCCGCCGCCGGCCGGCGCAGGCCAGCCCCTCTAA
- a CDS encoding helix-turn-helix domain-containing protein encodes MDKAVGVLQRSRLIVQEVLASMPAGMSVAGCAAATGLPRTTVHRLVTDLEAVGILARAGGAWVLGPGARTLAAHAPMEFPAVARLRRPAQQLADLSSFSVYVTVMSFGRCYYLLRTDGDTPIRIFNVEVGEYKRFGESFAGVALLSTLSRARQDNEIADMGASPPPFLDATPEQHAASIRDMLAQLDAHGWCGGSGWVQGVAGMACVVPGPDPRFAVTISGGEGLLDAARRRALAPAMLECAQQLADVIGLVR; translated from the coding sequence GTGGACAAAGCAGTGGGTGTTCTTCAGCGCAGCCGCCTGATCGTGCAGGAGGTCCTCGCGTCCATGCCGGCGGGAATGAGCGTCGCGGGCTGCGCCGCGGCGACCGGCTTGCCCCGCACCACGGTGCACAGGTTGGTCACCGACCTCGAGGCGGTGGGCATCCTCGCTCGCGCGGGGGGAGCATGGGTCCTCGGCCCCGGCGCGCGCACGCTGGCCGCCCACGCCCCGATGGAGTTTCCCGCCGTCGCCCGCCTGCGCCGCCCCGCCCAGCAGCTTGCGGACCTGTCGAGCTTTTCCGTCTACGTCACCGTGATGAGCTTCGGCCGCTGCTATTACCTGCTGCGCACCGACGGGGACACGCCGATCCGCATCTTCAACGTCGAGGTCGGCGAGTACAAGCGCTTCGGCGAATCCTTCGCCGGCGTCGCCCTGCTGTCGACACTCTCGCGTGCCCGCCAGGACAACGAGATCGCCGACATGGGTGCCAGCCCGCCGCCCTTCCTCGACGCCACCCCCGAACAGCACGCCGCGAGCATCCGCGACATGCTCGCCCAGCTGGACGCGCACGGGTGGTGCGGGGGCAGCGGCTGGGTCCAGGGGGTCGCCGGCATGGCGTGCGTCGTGCCCGGCCCCGACCCGCGCTTCGCCGTCACCATCTCGGGAGGAGAGGGGCTTCTCGACGCCGCTCGCCGCCGCGCACTCGCCCCAGCGATGCTCGAGTGCGCGCAGCAGCTTGCCGACGTCATCGGGCTCGTCCGATAA
- the lysS gene encoding lysine--tRNA ligase: MTTQDLSEQQQFRRAKRQKLIDSGREAYPVVVDRTDALSEIRSRYVVVAEGEDAPEGVTALAAGEETQDVIAVAGRVMFKRDTGKLCFATLQEGAGAQLQVMLSLAEVGEEALASWKEDVDLGDIVSVRGRVIASRRGELSVMAQSWHMASKALRPLPVAFADMNEEQRVRHRYTDLIMRQEARDNAMTRIKVIAAVRRYLTGLDFVEVETPMLQTLHGGAAARPFVTHSNALDIDLYLRIAPELYLKRCVVGGIERVFEINRNFRNEGVDSSHSPEFTMLETYQAWGTYKDCAEMIKGLVQFAAREVFGSTEVTLADGTTYDFGGEWQVLEMYPSLNEALQRTHPGQPEVTIDSTVEELTAIAGEIGLKVPENAGWLHGKLVEEIWEHLCSDQLYRPTFVTNFPVETSPLTRDHRDKPGVTEKWDLYVRGFELATGYSELVDPVIQRARFEDQARLAAHGDDEAMALDEDFLAAMEQGMPPTAGTGMGIDRLLMALTGLGIRETVLFPMVRPEAN, encoded by the coding sequence GTGACTACCCAGGACCTTTCAGAACAGCAACAGTTCCGCCGCGCGAAGCGCCAGAAGCTCATCGACTCCGGCCGCGAGGCCTACCCGGTTGTTGTCGACCGCACGGATGCGCTCAGCGAGATCCGCTCCCGCTACGTCGTCGTCGCCGAGGGGGAGGACGCGCCGGAGGGTGTCACCGCTCTTGCGGCGGGGGAGGAGACCCAGGACGTCATCGCGGTCGCCGGGCGCGTGATGTTCAAGCGCGACACGGGCAAGCTGTGCTTCGCCACCCTGCAGGAGGGTGCGGGGGCGCAGCTGCAGGTCATGCTCTCGCTCGCCGAGGTCGGCGAGGAGGCGCTGGCCAGCTGGAAGGAGGACGTCGACCTGGGCGACATCGTCTCCGTGCGCGGTCGCGTGATTGCGTCGCGACGCGGCGAGCTCTCCGTCATGGCGCAGTCCTGGCACATGGCGTCGAAGGCGCTGCGCCCGCTGCCGGTGGCGTTCGCGGACATGAACGAGGAGCAGCGGGTGCGCCACCGCTACACGGACCTCATCATGCGCCAGGAGGCGCGCGACAACGCGATGACCCGCATCAAGGTCATCGCGGCGGTGCGCAGGTACCTCACCGGCCTGGACTTCGTCGAGGTGGAAACCCCGATGCTGCAGACGCTGCACGGCGGCGCGGCGGCGCGGCCCTTTGTCACCCACTCCAACGCCCTCGACATCGACCTTTACCTGCGCATCGCGCCGGAGCTGTACCTGAAGCGCTGCGTGGTCGGCGGCATCGAGCGCGTCTTTGAAATCAACCGCAACTTCCGCAACGAGGGCGTCGACTCCTCCCACTCGCCGGAGTTCACCATGCTGGAGACCTACCAGGCGTGGGGCACGTACAAGGACTGCGCCGAGATGATCAAGGGGCTCGTCCAGTTCGCGGCCCGCGAGGTCTTCGGCTCGACCGAGGTCACGCTTGCCGACGGCACAACGTACGACTTCGGCGGCGAGTGGCAGGTACTGGAGATGTACCCCTCCCTCAACGAGGCGCTGCAGCGCACACACCCCGGACAGCCGGAGGTGACGATCGACTCGACCGTGGAAGAGCTCACCGCCATCGCCGGGGAGATCGGCCTGAAGGTGCCCGAGAACGCGGGCTGGCTGCACGGCAAGCTCGTCGAGGAGATCTGGGAGCACCTGTGCTCCGACCAGCTTTACCGGCCCACCTTTGTCACCAACTTCCCGGTCGAGACGTCGCCGTTGACCCGCGACCACCGCGACAAGCCCGGCGTGACGGAGAAGTGGGACCTGTACGTGCGCGGTTTCGAGCTGGCCACCGGCTACTCCGAGCTGGTCGACCCGGTGATCCAGCGCGCCCGCTTCGAGGACCAGGCCCGCCTGGCCGCCCACGGCGACGACGAGGCGATGGCGCTCGACGAGGACTTCCTCGCCGCGATGGAGCAGGGGATGCCCCCGACAGCCGGCACTGGAATGGGTATCGACCGTCTGCTCATGGCGCTGACCGGCCTGGGGATCCGTGAGACGGTGCTCTTCCCGATGGTGCGCCCTGAGGCGAACTAG
- the zupT gene encoding zinc transporter ZupT, translating into MEGLAGYGWDAIAVAFGISLLAGISTGVGGLIVALKSTPSNTFLAGALGFSTGVMVYISLVEMLPEAAEEVGGPSAVAAFFAGVGLIALIDRLVPEEVNPHEEHVAASSPALARAGTMTGLAIALHNFPEGFASFMSALADPVLAAPIALAIAIHNVPEGVAVAAPLREATGKKWRAAGWATLSGLAEPAGALIGFLLLLPFLGPSTLGLAYAAVAGIMVFISFDKLLPSAIHTGHHHHCVYGVVGGMAVMAVSLLLLP; encoded by the coding sequence ATGGAGGGACTCGCGGGATACGGGTGGGACGCCATCGCGGTGGCGTTCGGTATCTCGCTGCTCGCCGGCATTTCCACCGGCGTGGGCGGGCTCATCGTCGCCCTCAAGTCCACGCCCTCGAACACGTTCCTGGCGGGCGCGCTCGGCTTTTCCACGGGCGTCATGGTCTACATTTCGCTCGTGGAGATGCTGCCCGAGGCCGCCGAGGAGGTCGGGGGACCGAGCGCCGTCGCCGCCTTCTTCGCCGGGGTGGGCCTCATCGCGCTCATTGACCGGCTCGTGCCCGAGGAGGTCAACCCGCACGAGGAGCACGTGGCCGCCTCCTCCCCCGCCCTCGCGCGCGCCGGGACGATGACGGGCCTGGCTATCGCGCTGCATAACTTCCCGGAGGGCTTCGCCAGCTTCATGTCCGCGCTCGCCGACCCGGTCCTCGCGGCGCCGATTGCGCTGGCGATTGCGATCCACAACGTCCCCGAGGGCGTCGCCGTGGCCGCCCCGCTGCGCGAGGCGACGGGGAAGAAATGGCGCGCCGCAGGCTGGGCCACCCTGTCCGGCCTCGCGGAGCCCGCCGGCGCGCTCATCGGTTTCCTCCTGCTGCTGCCCTTCCTCGGCCCCTCCACCCTGGGCCTGGCGTATGCGGCCGTCGCCGGGATCATGGTGTTCATCAGCTTCGACAAACTGCTGCCCAGCGCGATCCACACCGGCCACCACCACCATTGCGTCTACGGCGTCGTGGGCGGCATGGCGGTCATGGCGGTCAGCCTCCTGCTGCTGCCCTGA
- a CDS encoding alpha/beta fold hydrolase — protein sequence MALPETTSTSSVDVDGVQVTLHDTVETRNGERPLVLVHGTGGTAASHFGQIIPHLARQRRVIAADWADTPGEQLELDELVRQVVATTNEAIGPDAEFDVAGFSLGAVVAVAVAAAEKGRVKNLIPVAGWAATDNQQRLRNGLWRTLYEDNPATVRRFMGLCAFSPVYVAKTDAADFSAGVEALTVDDFVAKQMDLNARVDIRDAAEKVAATTLIIANHDDFMVPRHHSQQLFGLIEDSRYTEVSSGHMVVLERPAEIVQLIDLFLREPQRYPAGSVVPETKG from the coding sequence ATGGCACTTCCCGAGACCACATCAACGAGCTCCGTGGACGTCGACGGCGTCCAGGTCACGCTCCACGACACCGTGGAGACCCGCAACGGCGAGCGCCCCCTCGTTCTCGTCCACGGCACGGGCGGCACCGCCGCCAGCCACTTCGGGCAGATCATTCCCCACCTGGCCCGCCAGCGCCGCGTCATCGCCGCCGACTGGGCCGATACCCCCGGCGAGCAGCTCGAGCTCGACGAGCTGGTCCGCCAGGTCGTCGCCACGACCAACGAGGCCATCGGCCCCGACGCCGAGTTCGACGTCGCCGGTTTCTCCCTCGGCGCCGTCGTCGCTGTCGCCGTCGCCGCCGCCGAGAAGGGCCGCGTGAAAAACCTCATCCCAGTCGCGGGCTGGGCCGCCACCGACAACCAGCAGCGCCTGCGCAACGGCCTGTGGAGGACCCTCTACGAGGACAACCCCGCCACCGTGCGCCGCTTCATGGGTCTGTGCGCCTTCTCCCCCGTCTACGTGGCCAAGACCGACGCCGCCGACTTCTCCGCCGGCGTCGAGGCCCTGACCGTCGACGACTTCGTGGCCAAGCAAATGGACCTCAACGCGCGCGTGGACATCCGCGACGCGGCCGAGAAAGTTGCCGCGACCACGCTGATCATCGCCAACCACGACGACTTCATGGTCCCGCGCCACCACTCCCAGCAGCTCTTCGGGCTCATCGAGGATTCCCGCTACACCGAGGTGAGCTCCGGCCACATGGTGGTGCTCGAGCGCCCCGCTGAGATTGTCCAGCTCATCGACCTGTTCCTCCGCGAGCCGCAGCGCTACCCCGCCGGCAGCGTCGTTCCCGAGACGAAAGGCTAA
- a CDS encoding lipase family protein codes for MLRRIRLSALAAALALALCPAPAHAHTQPLIDGLQHAQATPAGSPIAGYDPFYDDPVADLGALGTLLRTQPAPHLLNILGPDFPGYAEKILYTSTTVHGDPVATSGFVIQPATAWRGPGPTPTVVFAPGTRGSGDACAPSRGPWLTGQVDPAGPSVGINYELAAYQAAALMGARVVVVDYIGLGTPGAHTYVLHDEEGHAVLDAARAVVPAGDPVAFYGYSQGGGAVGAAAELHPTYAPEINLRGTVAGAPPADLIATIEGVDNSAIVAVLGYALAGWQSRYPVLSEVVGPYLNDRGRAFLADTADSCIVDGALRWGMTSTRQLSATGETLGEIAAREPRVRDIFAAQNLGRRAPATPILVTTGGHDDLVPTPQAVQLARDYCAAGAPAALLNEDIPPLTPGLKLGVNHALGIATQALPSMTWVAERFSGAPMASNCGQF; via the coding sequence ATGCTGAGAAGAATCCGCCTTTCCGCCCTCGCCGCGGCGCTCGCCCTCGCGCTGTGCCCCGCCCCCGCCCACGCCCACACACAGCCGCTTATCGACGGCCTCCAGCACGCCCAGGCCACCCCCGCAGGCTCCCCGATCGCCGGCTACGACCCCTTCTACGACGACCCCGTCGCCGACCTCGGCGCCCTGGGCACGCTGCTGCGCACCCAGCCTGCGCCGCACCTGCTCAACATCCTCGGCCCTGACTTCCCGGGCTACGCAGAGAAGATCCTCTACACCTCCACCACGGTCCACGGCGACCCGGTGGCCACCTCCGGCTTTGTCATCCAGCCCGCCACCGCGTGGCGCGGGCCGGGCCCGACCCCGACGGTCGTCTTCGCCCCCGGCACCCGCGGCTCGGGCGACGCCTGCGCCCCCTCGCGCGGCCCGTGGCTGACCGGCCAGGTGGACCCCGCGGGCCCGTCCGTGGGCATAAACTACGAACTCGCCGCGTACCAGGCCGCGGCGCTCATGGGCGCGCGCGTGGTGGTCGTGGACTACATCGGGCTGGGCACCCCCGGCGCCCACACCTACGTGCTCCACGACGAGGAGGGCCACGCTGTCCTCGACGCGGCGCGCGCCGTCGTCCCCGCCGGCGACCCTGTCGCCTTCTACGGCTACTCCCAGGGCGGCGGCGCCGTCGGGGCCGCCGCCGAGCTGCACCCCACCTACGCGCCGGAGATCAACCTGCGCGGCACCGTCGCCGGGGCTCCGCCCGCCGATCTCATCGCCACGATCGAGGGCGTGGACAACTCCGCCATCGTCGCCGTCTTGGGCTACGCGCTCGCCGGGTGGCAGTCGCGCTACCCCGTGCTGAGCGAGGTCGTCGGGCCGTACCTCAACGACCGCGGCCGCGCCTTCCTGGCCGACACCGCGGACTCCTGCATCGTCGACGGCGCCCTGCGCTGGGGCATGACGAGCACTCGGCAGCTCAGCGCCACCGGCGAGACCCTCGGCGAGATCGCCGCCCGCGAGCCGCGGGTGCGGGATATCTTCGCCGCCCAGAACCTGGGCCGGCGCGCCCCGGCGACCCCGATCCTGGTGACCACGGGCGGCCACGACGATCTCGTGCCCACCCCGCAGGCCGTCCAGCTGGCCCGCGATTACTGCGCGGCCGGCGCACCCGCGGCGCTGCTCAACGAGGACATCCCGCCGTTGACGCCGGGGCTGAAACTCGGCGTCAACCACGCCCTCGGCATCGCCACCCAGGCGCTGCCCTCCATGACGTGGGTCGCCGAGCGCTTCTCTGGCGCGCCCATGGCCTCCAACTGCGGCCAGTTCTAG
- a CDS encoding DUF4236 domain-containing protein: MGIQYRKRKKLGKNSWLNLSGSGGSVSTKIGPVTLNSRGGVWVNLPGGLNYRGRWK, from the coding sequence ATGGGTATCCAGTACAGGAAGCGCAAAAAGCTGGGCAAGAACTCGTGGCTCAACCTGTCCGGGTCGGGCGGCTCCGTGTCCACGAAGATCGGGCCGGTGACCCTCAACTCGCGCGGCGGCGTGTGGGTCAACCTGCCGGGCGGGTTGAACTACCGCGGCAGGTGGAAGTAG